Proteins co-encoded in one Chroicocephalus ridibundus chromosome 6, bChrRid1.1, whole genome shotgun sequence genomic window:
- the LOC134517621 gene encoding G-protein coupled receptor 35-like: protein MNVSNNCSVANLELYHHVRLTEFVLYNLIFFFGALFNAFALWMFFCKIKKWTETKVYVINLVFADCFVICTLPSMSYLLWNKSTRNELCQFVEAIYIINMVVSIYIVSFISIDRYIAIKHPLKARTFRSPTKAALLCGSLWVSVIIGATLQLWQRQATLCFQKDTTAPAALSLLYIFFVFTLPLAILTFCSTEVIRNLKTHLNTNSPDEKSIQKAVHIIYANLVVFLICFLPACLGLLARFIMERVGATCFLLQVMKNFSSVTRCIATSNCCLDSICYYFVTKEFHEALPLPKPSTEKTNQIHPSQTHTC from the coding sequence ATGAATGTGTCCAACAACTGCAGTGTCGCAAATCTAGAACTGTATCATCATGTTCGTCTCACTGAATTTGTTCTGTAtaacctcattttcttttttggagcACTATTTAATGCCTTTGCCCTCTGGATGTTCTTCTGCAAGATAAAGAAGTGGACAGAAACCAAAGTGTATGTAATCAATTTAGTCTTTGCAGACTGCTTCGTCATCTGCACCTTGCCTTCCATGTCTTATTTGCTCTGGAATAAGTCAACCCGAAATGAACTCTGCCAGTTTGTAGAGGCAATATATATTATCAACATGGTAGTGAGCATCTACATCGTTTCATTTATCTCAATCGATCGATACATTGCCATAAAGCACCCCTTGAAAGCCAGGACCTTCAGGTCTCCAACAAAGGCTGCCCTTCTCTGCGGATCTCTGTGGGTCTCTGTGATAATCGGTGCCACCTTACAGCTTTGGCAGAGACAAGCCACTCTCTGCTTTCAGAAGGATACCACTGCACCCGCTGCTCTGAGCctgctttacattttctttgtttttactctTCCGTTAGCAATCCTGACTTTTTGCTCCACAGAAGTGATCAGGAACCTTAAGACACATCTGAACACAAATTCACCAGATGAGAAATCAATCCAGAAAGCTGTTCACATTATTTATGCAAATCTGGTTGTATTTCTAATATGTTTTCTGCCAGCCTGCCTTGGGCTACTTGCCAGGTTCATAATGGAGAGAGTTGGAGCTACCTGTTTCCTGCTCCAGGTTATGAAGAACTTCTCCTCTGTGACAAGGTGTATTGCCACGTCCAACTGCTGCCTGGATAGCATCTGCTACTACTTTGTGACCAAGGAGTTCCACGAAGCCCTTCCACTGCCCAAACCCAGcactgaaaaaacaaatcaaatccaCCCCTCACAGACACACACTTGCTAA